One Paenibacillus sp. SYP-B4298 genomic window, TCACGCATGGTGTCCATCTGATGCTGATGGCTGTGAATGGCTTGAAGCGTGGCGCGGCGCCGCTGCTTGGTGAGAACAACGACGTATTTACCGACCCGGTACCGCAGGCGCTTATATTGACCTCGATCGTCATCAGCTTTGCGCTGACCGCCTTTTCCTTGGTGCTGGGGTATCGTACCTATGTAGAGCTTGGAACCGATGATTTGGAAAAATTGAGGGGAGAGCCGAATGAATAATCTAGTCATCCTACCGATCCTTCTCCCGTTGTTCTCCGGTGTGCTGCTGTTCTTTTTGCGGCGCCAGATTAGGACGCAGCAGGCGATTACGCTTGTTGCCACAACGGCAACATTAATCTCGTCGCTCGTCCTGATCGGGAGCATATCCAGGGATGGGATTCAGATCTTGAACATGGGCGGCTGGGAGGCCCCTTACGGCATTACACTGGTAGCGGATATGCTTGCTGCGCTCTTGACGGCCACCGCCTCCATCGTGACGATAGCCTGCCTGCTGTATACCTTTCATTCTATTGGCGAGGATCGTAAAAAGTTTTATGTATATCCGCTGCTGCTGTTGCTCTTATGCGGGGTGAACGGCTCCTTTTTGACAGGCGATATTTTTAATCTGTTCGTATTCTTTGAAGTGATGCTCATCTCCTCCTACGCGCTCATCAGTCTTGGCGGGGGAAAGGTGCAGCTTCGAGAGACGATCAAATATATGATCACCAATATTATCTCCTCTATGCTGTTTATTGTAGCCGTTGCTTATCTGTATTCCATTACTGGTACACTAAGTATGGCACATCTGTCCGAGCGTGTGGCGCTTGCAGGGCAGGATGGGCTCATTACAACCGTCAGTCTGCTGTTTCTCATTGTATTCGGACTAAAGGCCGGTCTGCTGCTGTTCTTCTGGCTGCCTGGCTCCTATAGTGCACCTCCTGCAGCTATCGCAGCGATCTTTGCCGCGTTGCTAACCAAGGTGGGGATTTACGCGATTATGCGGATGTTTACACTGATTTTCTATCATCAGTCGGATTTCACGCATACGGTACTCGTCTGGATGTCCGCGCTGACGATGATTCTCGGCGCAGTAGGAGCGATAGCCTATGGGGATATACGCCGTATTTTGGCCTACAATGTTATTGTATCTGTCGGGTTTGTCGTATTTGGTGTCGCTGTGGCGAGCAGGGAGGCGCTGACTGGCGCGGTGTTCTATCTGATTCATGATATGCTTGCCAAAGCGCTGATCTTCATCCTGGGTGGCGTTATTGTGAGCATCGCCGGCACGGACCGGCTACGCGATATTAGCGGTCTGATCCGGTTCAGACCAACGCTAGGCTGGTTGTTCTTCCTCTCGGCGCTTGCTCTGGCCGGGGTTCCTCCGCTCAGCGGATTTGTAGGCAAGGTGATGATTCTGCAAGGCGGGATAGCACAAAGCTATTATGTCATGGCAGCGATCGGACTGCTGACCAGCTTGCTCGTGCTGTACTCTGTGATGAAAATCTTCATTAACAGCTTCTGGGGCGAAACGCTTCTGAGTGAAGGAGAAGAAAAGTCGCCGGGTAAAGGGTATCTTCTTCCAGGGGCAATGCTGGCGGCCTTGTTGATCGGGCTTGGGCTAGGAGCAGAGACGGTACTGACTTATGTAGGGCAGGCCGTCGAAGTGATGCTGAATCCAATGCTGTACATCGAGGCAGTTCTGCCGCAAACCGGAATGTAACCTAAGCTGCCAGGAAGGAAGTGCTCTCAACGTGACGCTGCAAATTTTACTCAATATTATTATTGCCATGGTCTGGATGCTGCTTCATGATGATTGGAATACGCTCAGCTTCTTTATCGGATATGTGATCGGCGCGGTCATGATCTATGTACTGCGGCGTTTCTTTCCGGGGCCGTTCTATGGTAGGAAAATATGGTCGATTATCAAATTATTCATGTTATTTAATGTAGAGCTGGTGAAATCGAGCGCGATCGTGATCGCACAGGTTACCCGGCCTAAGCTCAATATTCAACCTGGCATCTTCAAGGTGGAGACGAAGCTTAAGAGCGACTGGGAGATTATGCTTCTGTCCAATCTGCTTACGCTGACGCCGGGCTCAGTCGTGCTGGAGATCGCGCCTAGGCAAGGCATACTCTATCTCCATGCCATGGATGTAACCGAATTTGAGGATGCGATCGTGAAGACGAAGGAACGATTTGAACATGCCATAATGGAGGTGACAAGCTGATGTTTGATGCATTAATGGTATTATCCATGCTGCTACTGTCCATATCCATTGTCATTGCATTGTTTCGCGTCATTCGCGGCCCGGCGTTGCCGGATCGGGTGCTGGCGCTGGATTCGATCGGCTATAGTATCATCGGCATTGTAGCCGTACTCTCGATCATGCTGGATACTTCAGCGTATCTGGAGACGATACTGCTCATCGGCATTCTGGCTTTCCTGAGCACGATTGCACTGTGCAAATTTCTGGAGAGGGGTGTCGTCATTGAGCGGAACCGTGATCATTGAAGTGCTGGTGGCGAGTATGGTGCTGCTTGGCACCGTGCTCAGCCTGTTGAGCGCACTGGGCTTTATACGTCTGCCTGACATCTACACTCGATCCCATGCGGCAACGAAGAGCATTACGCTCGGTATTTTGTTCATCCTGCTCGGAACCTTTATCTATTTCCTGTTCACACATCGTGTGGTCAGTATTCGTCTGCTGCTCGGTATTGTCTTTGTCTTCCTGACAGCGCCGGTCGCAGGCCATCTGATTGCCCGCTCTGCGTATCGTTCCGGTGTCAAGATGTGGGATAAGAGTGCGAAGGATGAGCTGCGAAGCGATCTGAAAAAGCTGAATCAACTGGAGCAATATCATAGTGGTGAGCAGTCGTACAATCGTGAATCCTCTTACCCGTAATGATCGGCAAGCACGCTGTTGCAGGCGTGCTTTTTCTATTGAAATATGCTATACTAATTATAGTTACTAAATAAAGTGAAGAGGTGATGGCGATGAGCAAGCAGAAGCAGCATTACGAGCGGGGGATAGAGGACGTATGGAGCGCAGTGAAAAATCAGATCCATCGCGGACATGAGAATAGCTTTATTCTGGAGCCTGGGCCAGGCAATTGGGAGAAATATGATCCCTTCCTGTTTCTTGCTGAGGATTGGTTCCAACGTGGCTCCTTCGATACTCATCCCCATCGGGGGATTGAGACGGTCACCTATGTAATGGAAGGCGTGCTAGAGCATTATGACAGCTCCACGAATGGCAAGGACGAGCTGCGGGCAGGCGATGCCCAATGGATGACAGCAGGACGCGGGGTCATTCATAAGGAGGACCCGGCACCGGGAGAGACCGTTCATTCGCTTCAGCTATGGGTTAATCTCCCAGCCTCGCATAAGATGACCGAACCGCATTACCAGAATCTGCGGGCGGAGACGATGCCGGTGCGTGAGGAGGAGGGCGTGTCTGTCCGCATCTTCTCTGGTTCTTCCGGCGGCGTTCAGTCCTCTACTCGCAATATCGTGCCTGTGACGATGCTGGAGGTAACGATGGAGGCGGGGGCCGTGCTGCTGCAAGAGCTCCCCTCAAGCTATAACGGCTTTATCTTTGTACTGGAGGGCGAAGCAAGGCTTGGACGCGACAGGATAGCATGTGGAGAGCGTCAAGCCGCATGGCTTGGAGAGGGCGGATCAGGCGAGTGGAGCTCGGTGCGTATCGAGGCAATTACGCCGCTGCGAGTCTTGTTGTATGCAGGCGAGCCGCTCCACGAGCCGATCGCAGCGCGTGGACCCTTCGTCATGAATACGGAGGAAGAGCTGCGTCAGGCCTACCAGGATTATCGAGATGGCAAATTTATCTGATTAAGCTCGCAGCCCCGTCTGTCATCATGCAGGCGGGGCTTTGTGCTGTAGGGGTCCAAGCATAATGGGGCTTACCTGATCAGGGTTTGTATCCAAACCTACCTTGGCCTGTTATAATGAAGTTATGTCGAATTTGGACGAACGTAACGTATATTTCCGCTTCATTGGGCCAATGCTGGAACCAAGGGAGGGTAGTAGCTTGCGAATCTCAATCGAAGGAAGATGAATCAGAATGCTCGACCTGAAGAGCTGGCTGCTTAACAAGGATGTCAAACGTTTTTTAATTTTAGCACTTATTTGTCTTCTGATTTTTAGTCTCCGCGGCATGATGAATCTTGTTCTGCTAACATTGCTGTTCACCTTCTTGATGGGGAGCCTTCATATGTATATTATGAAGCTGCTCGACCGTTTCTACTCGGTCCCTTCAAAAGTCATCCTGCCACTGATGTACATGGTGCTTTTGCTGCTTATCATTATAGGCTTCTACAAGCTTGTTCCTCCTATTGGGGATCAGATTGTACAGCTTTACAAGCTTTTTAAGCGGTTCTACCTGCATCCCCCGGACACGGACTTTGCCCGGTATGTGTTCACCTACCTGGAGTCCGTAGATTTTCATAAACTGATCGGCCCCAGCTTCAATCTGGTGGTGAAGATTAGTCATGTGGCGTTAACGGTGTTTTTGGCACTGATATTGAGCTTATTCTTCCTGTTGGAGAAAACAAAGGTTACGCAGTTTACCGCACAGTTCAAGACAAGCAAGCTTGGCTGGCTGTTTGAGGAGCTGGGCTATTTCGGATCGAAATTTATCCATACCTTCGGCAAGGTCATTGAAACGCAAATTCTGATTTCCCTGATCAATTCGATTTTGACGACAATTGGCTTATGGATATTAGGCTTTCCGCATTTGCTAGGTCTGGCCGTCATTATATTCCTGCTCGGACTGATCCCGGTTGCGGGTGTCTTCATTTCGCTGCTGCCGCTTTCAACGATTGCTTACACGATTGGCGGATTCAATTATCTCATCTACCTGCTGGTGCTCATCGTTATCCTGCATACCATTGAAGCGTATGTGCTGAATCCGAAGCTGATGTCATCCAAGACCCATCTTCCGATCTTCTATACCTTTGTCGTGCTGCTGTTCTCGGAGCATTATCTTGGTGTATGGGGGCTTATCATCGGTATTCCTATCTTTGTATTTCTACTAGATATTATCGAGGTTCGGGCAGTCGATACCGGCAAGAAGCAGTCGTAATGCTCATAATACATTAAAGCTAGTCTCAGTAGAAGAAATGGAGAACTGCTTATGCAAATGGCACAGGAGCTAATCTCACATTACGGTTATGCTGCGATTTTTTGTCTGCTCGCGCTCGGTATTGTCGGCTTGCCGGTGCCCGATGAGGTTCTTATGACCTTCGTTGGTTATCTGGCTTCACTCTATGTACTCAAGCTGCCCCTTGCCATGATTGTTGCATTCAGCGGAGCGCTATGCGGCATGCTGCTCAGCTACATGATCGGGCGCAAGTTCGGCAGACCGCTAATACATCGCTATGGCAGGTGGGTCAAGCTGACGCCCAAACGGCTGGAGAGGGTAGAGAGTTGGTTCAATCGTTATGGTCTGTGGACCATAGTGTTTGGTTATTTTATTCCCGGAGTAAGGCATCTTACTTGCTACCTGTCAGGAATTAGCGGTGTTCGTGCCCGGACCTATATGCTGTTTGCAGGGGCGGGGGCCTTGTTATGGAGCACTGTCTTCATAACTATGGGCTACTTCCTCGGCAATGTGGATCTGTTCTCCTGGCGTCATTAGGCGTGCAATGAGCACGGCTGTCTGCGACTTCTCACAAGTCGCAGTCCCTGCTTCAGCACGAAACTGAACATAATGGACCCGGATAGCGCCACGATATGATGATGAGATAGCTTTTCGAGCACGCTATAGATCATTTCACAACCGATCCATTCGATAGCGACGAATTCCTTGATGGCGGCAGCAGAGATGACGACCATTACGTAATCCCCCGATGTTGTAGCAAGCTTCATACTTTGCTTCCTCCTCATTTGCTAACCTCAGTAAGGCAGCCCATGCGTCTTAAGTTGAATTCGGCTTCTTGTTTATACCTTATGCACAGCACGCTTGTATCTATGAGCTATGCTTTTTGTCATAACCAAATATGAAAATAGCAGTTGATTTTTTCATGAAAAACGAGGTATAATCATTTCATTCGATGACCGAAGAACTGTAATGTTATTTTGGTCAATATATGAAATGAGGTGAGAGATGCCATGTCCGATATTGATCGCAAGCAGGAAATTTTGAAGGCAGCTCAGCAGTCCATTTCGCTGTTTGGCTATAAGGCAACTACCATGGATCAGGTGGCGAAGCTTGCCAGAGTTGGCAAAGGTACCATTTACACCTTCTTCTCGAGCAAGGAAGAGCTGTTTCAAGAGATTATGGTAAAGCTCAATACCGAGATGCTGGAGCTGGCGCAGCAGGCTTACCGCCCTGAGCTGTCCTTTCGGGACAATATGCGAGCGATCCTGCAGGGGGTGTTGGCCTATCGCAGCAATCATCCGCTCATATCGCAGTTAGTGCATGAGGTGCGCGATATGGGAACGCCAGAGGCTATGGAGGGCATTCGGCAAACCGAGGAAGCCATTATTCAATATGTAACGACGAAGGTGGAGGAGTATACGGCCCGCGGGGAGCTGAAGCCGAGCAATCCCGAGATGACGGCATTTATGCTTGTCAAGATGTATTTGTTATTGATTCGGGAATGGGATCATAAGCCTGGTCGTCATTCATTGACTCATGAGCAAATATTAGATCTGATGGAGCTGTATTTCTTGAATGGGGTCAGTCAACAAGAGCCATCCTAAGGATGTGCCCCACTCAAGGAGAGGGCGGTGTGCTGCGAGGAAGCTAGCGCGCCGCCATAGAGATACAGGGCAAGCTTTATTTTTTTCTCTCTATATGACCAAAATTACAATTTAGTTCTGCGTTCATTCACGCATGTTAAGCTAACATAACAGGGGATGGTTTCAATGAATATGCTCAAGGCGGAATGGAAAAAAATTTTTAGTCGGCCAATGTCCATCATCACGATTGTCGGATTGCTGTTTGTTCCTTTCTTCTACGGCCTGATCTTCCTTTCGGCATATTGGGACCCCTATGGTAATACAGACCAGCTACCCGTTGCTGTCGTTAATCTCGATCAAGGGGCCGACTATCATGGCAAGCGGCTTGATATTGGCAGCAAATTTGTAGAGCAGCTCGAGGATAATACGACCTTCAAGTGGTCATTTCCTGACAAGGAGAGTGCGCTCAAAGGGCTGGAGGATGAATCGTACTATCTCGTCATTGAGATTCCGGCCAACTTTTCCAAGGATGCAACGACGGTTATGGACGAGAAGCCGATCAAAATGAAGCTTAATTATTATACGAACCCCGGCAAAAACTATCCTGGTTCGCAGATCAGCAACGCTGCGATGGTCAAAATCAATGAACAAATTGATTCTGAGGTAACGAAGGAATATACACGCTCGCTGTTCGATAGTCTAAGCGATATATCATCGAGCTTTCAGAAGGCCAGCAACGCTGCTGGAGAACTCGATACTGGCGGCCGCAAGCTCGAAGATGGCTCCAAGGAGCTTCATGATAAGCTGGAGTTGCTTGCGTCAAGCACGGTTAAGCTGCAGAAGGGCGTCTCCGACCTGTCAACCGGGGCCGACAGTGTGCAAAGCGGTCTGAAGGAGGCCAGAAGCGGAGCAGCCCAATTATCCGATGGTCTGCAAGGGGTGAACAGCGGTGCAGTGAAGCTTCAGGAGGGCTCCGTCAAGCTAGCAGACGGCTTGCAGCAGCTAGGCGCGGGCGCGCAGAAGCTCCACGGAGGCTCGCAAGAGCTGAATAACGGCATCAGCAAGCTGGATAGTGGCCTGAAGTCGTCAGTAAGTGGAGCATCACAACTCAAACAGCAGCTTGAAGCCTATAGCGGGAAAATGGCAGAGCTTGCGCAAGCGATGAGTACACTCGCTGGACAAGACGGAGCCTCTGAACAGTTGAAGCAGCTATCTGCGTCGCTTGGAGAGCTGCAGAAGGGTGCGCAGCAGCTAGAGGCAGCCGCAGGCAAGCTCGCGGATGGGCAGCAGCAGCTATCTGGCGGAGCCCAGCAGTTGGTTAGCGGCGGCAGCGGACTGGAGCAGGGCTTGCTCGCTCTTGGCGACAAGCTGAAGGCGGCACAAGCTGGCGCAGTCGAGCTATCGCAAGGAAGCCAAGCGCTGCAAGCAGGCACAGGGAAGCTCGCCGCTGGCGGCACAAGTCTGGTAAGCGGGCTCGACAAGCTGATCAACGGCCAACAGCAGCTTGTTGGCGGCATGAAGGAGCTAAGCAATGCCTCCGGTCAACTGCAATCCGGTTCGCGGCAATTGGCTGATGGGGCAGGCTCATTGCACAATGGAGCCAAAAGCTTGGCGGAGGGCACAGGCAAACTGCATAACGCGCTACAGGATGGGGCGGATCAGACGGGTGTTCATGCGGATGAAGAGACGTATGACATGTTCGCCGCTCCAACGGAGCTAGAGGGACATAAGCTTCATGAGATTCCGAGCTACGGCGTCGGCTTGGCGCCCTATATCCTGAGCATAGCTCTCTATGCGGGAGCGATGATGTTTGCCTCGGCTTATTCACTCAAGGAAGCGGCCATCCGACCGCGTAGAGGCTACCCATGGTTCCTCAGCAAGCTGAGTGTGGTCGTTATCGTCAGCTTCTTGTCCTCGGTTCTAGTGGACAGTGTGCTGCTGCTGGGCTTGGGCCTTGAGGTGCAATCGATGTGGATGTTCTATCTGTTCACCTTCATTACCAGTTTGACATTCTTTTCGATTGTGTTCATGTTGTTTGTCGCTCTGAACAATGTTGGACTCTACGTTGCCTTTCTGCTGTTGCTGCTGCAGATCGGCGGCAGCGGCGGCACGTTCCCAAGCCTGCTTACGCCGGGCTTCTTCCAGGCGCTGCACCCGTTCCTGCCGATGACACATTCGATCAACGGTTTCCGCCAGATCATCTCGATCGGTACAGATTACAGCATCGTATGGCAGCAAGCAGGCATTCTCGGAGGCTATACGGCACTGGCATTGCTGGTGGCGGCTGGACTATTCGCCCTGCAGGCGCGCAAGATCGAGAAGAGCGGACATTGGGAGCACGTAGCCCTGGTGGACGAAGAATAAATCATGCGGCAGTTAGGATGAACAGACTTGACCTGTTAATCGTTCTTGACTTTTGGACAGTTGCAACTGATCCGCAATAAGAGAACTCAGAGCACCTTCAAGCATTGCTTCCATGTCTCAGGATATGGAGGAAAACTTGGGGGTGCTTTGGCGTTAATATTCATATACTCGCTATGTTCGTTGGTCGTGTTCAACTTGCTGCCGTTGTAGTGTTTGGAGGACAGAACAATTAGGGTAAAGTCTATGAGAATTGGTTCATAGGAAAAATAGAAAATAATATGTAGTAATGGTTGAATTTATAGCATTACTTTTATATACTAGTAGACAGGATATGTTTTAGCGTTTTCGGAAGCACCGGCCTACAAGGAGATCCTTGTTTGCTTGTGCTTTTTTTGCTCTGCCAGGCACGGATGGGCTAGGAATGAATTGTACAGAGAGGGGATCAAGTGATGAAGAAAACATGGATAGGGACACGGGCAACTGGATCGAAGGAATCGCTAATTGCAAGAGGGGGCAGAGCAACGGGAGCGCTCGCACTCGCTGCGGCTGTGTTGCTTGGTGGGGGTGGAGCAGCAATGCCGCCTGCGGATGCTGCGGTATTAGAGGGTGGGAATAAGGATATAAAAGGGCTGGTCACATTTAAAACCGACGTATCCTTGGAGGTGCTCTATGATGCGCGGCGTATTCAGTTCGATGTGCCTCCGAAAATGGTGGAGGGCAGCGTCCTGGTGCCGATCCGATTCGTAGCGGAGAAGATGGGCGCCAAGCTGCAACTGAACGGTAAAGACATCACGATCACCAAAGAGGACAAGGTGCTGAAGCTGACACGAGACTCGAAGAAGGCGTCTTTTAACGGCAAAGCAGTCACGCTTGCACAGCCAGCCATGGTGGACAGAGGCCGTACCCTGGTGCCGCTGCGTGCTGTGAGCGAGGGGCTGGGTGTAAAAGTCGAATGGGATCATGCGAATCAGTATGTGTGGATTGGCAGCCAGGAGGTGCCGAGGCTGGAGGACGTGATTGATCCGGTGGATGTGAAGCCGTATGCGAAGTATTATCCGGCTGATGACCTATTATGGACAATCTACAGTTCCGATCCTGAATTGAATGGTAAAAAGATAACAACTATAAGATTGGTGAGGACAAGCGATTTTCCTTTGTTGTTTGGTAATGGTCAAATTGTATATCGCTTAGATAAATCAAAAGGGACCGATCAGAATGACTATATTCGTTTCTCTTCAAACTATAGGGGGAGTATATCGAATGGGCTTTTCCTTCTTCGTAGTGACAAGTTTCGGTTTCAGGGCGCCTATACCAGAGAGAACACAAAAACAGCTACTCTTGAGTATATTCCCATTGATTACTACGACGATAATGAAACAACCTGGTTGACAGATATTGAGTACATCGGTCTAAACCTTGATTCAGATTCATTAATTGCTATGAAAAATGAATGGAGGAAATAGGTAAGTGAAGCATAAAATAAAAGGACTATCATTGGTACTTCTTTTCGCCTTCATTTTAGAACTTGTGATACCCTTTGTGCCTTTGATGGATAATCTAAGAACAGCAGAGGCTGCTCCAGATTTCGGAAATGCATCGATTCAACCCTATCCTGTTGCAAATAAAAGATACGCTGTAGGATTTATGTATTATGAAGCATGGAGTAATACCAAAGGGCGGTTCACAAGTTTTGGTCCCGGGGACATTGTTCCCCCGGACTTGCTTTACCATACGTACAATTTCTCATTTCCCAATCGTACAGTGACAGATGTAAAGGTATATAAATTCAACACGGCTAACAATGATCATATTAACTATTTTAATCAGTCGAGGGTGGGGCAAAATTATAATGTTTTTAAATTGTATCTTTCCGAATCCGTCAACAATCCTCAAGTCTCCAATTCTTCTGGTAAAGGCACCAGCACGGTCACCTTTACAGTAAACCTGTCTGGCGAGCTTACAACTGGACGCCACCAAGATATGACTAATAGCGCCTATTGCAGCGAAGAAGTCACTGTAAAAGGTAAGAAACAAAAACGCTGTGCTCCCGGCACAAAGGTATATCGATATTATTTCCCGGTTGTCTTCGAGTTCCATCTGAACGGGAGGATGATTACCCAGCATTATACGACTGACAGCAAAAGCCTGGCCTCTGTCTTCCCTACCGACACTAAGGACATCGTGATTGGCAAGATGTACGAGGAAAAACCTTCAAGTCACAAAGACTATAAATACGAGGGCTATAAGGAGAGCAGTGAGGGCGATCCGACCGGGGACATCAAGAAGGGAACGCCGAACATCTATTACAACGGCAAGTATGACACCCATCGCATCTATTTCTATTACAGCAAGCTGGAGGAACCTCCGCCACCAGGGAGCGGCGAGATCAAGATCCGTCACATGAACCGAGTTGGATCGACCGGAGCCTACACGTTAGCCGGGGAAGAATCCGAGACCGTAGCGCGTGTACCTGCGACGCGAACAGCCACAGCCAAAGCTTCCTACGGTGACATCCAAGGCTATAGCCTCAGCTTTACCGGCTACAGCAACACCGTGACGAACAGTACCGATAATACGCGCGCGGTCAGTCTAACCACCACCAATAAGACGGCATATGTGACCTTCTTTTACAATAAACCCGATAATTCAGGTAGATATACTGTAGATTTTAAAATCGATCCGAGCAGTATCAGCTATCGAGATTCGTTCAGCTTTACCCCCAAAATTACGGTATCCGGCTGTACGTATATCTCGCATAAGTACCGTATTGAACGGGACGGAAGCCGTGTCGTCACCAGCGCAGTACAGGGCATGAGCACCGTCTCCAACTATACATACAGCACTTACCCGTGGATTATCGGGATCGGGACACATCAGGTATATGTCCAGCTCACCACAAGCTGCGGGATCTCGGAGTGGGTCGGGCCGAAGACGCTGGAGGTAGCGGGTCCGAAGAACAACAGGCCGCCCGTCTTTCAGGCTGCTTTTGTCTATCCGTTCGCACCAACGGTTCCGATTTATGAAGTTGTCGAAGGTACGGTCATGAATATGATCTACATATACGATCCGAGTGTGCCGACACCATACGACCCGGACGGAGATTCAACGTATTTTGACGGGTTCGACTTCGACAGTACGAGCAGCCCGTTCCTGAAGCAGATTCCGACCGTGTACGAAGACCATAAAAACATGGACGGCTATCACAATATTGTGATGGATACGCCGGGCGATTATGCGATTACTGCGAGTATGCGAGATGAATTCGGCGCCAAGGCGACATCGGTCGCACGCATCAAGGTGGTACCGAACAATCCGATTCCTCGCATCGTAGCGCCAGCGGAAGTCATCGTCAATCGACCGATCAAGGCCGATGCAATCCATGGTCAAGGCAGCACAGCCGCGCTGCAAAAAACCATTAGGGACTACCATTGGACCAACAAGAAGGACAGGTACACGCAGATAGGAACCGAGATTGTGGAGCTGGAGGTAACCGATAGTGCAGGTGTGCGCAGCTTGCCCAAGGATAAGGCCACGGCAGCAATTAACGTCGTTCCAGACAAGCCGCCTGTCGCGAAGCTGGAGCTGCCAGAGAGGATGCTGAGAGGTTCGATCGATGTGCTGAACAAGTCTTATAGTCCAGACAATGATGGCATTGTCGTCAGCAACCTTACGATATGGTACGACGCAGATCATAGCGGCGCCTTCACGAAGGAGCCGGGGAAGAAGCTTCCGATTGGGGTGAAGGGTTCGTACAAATTCACACCTGACAAGGTAGGGAAATATCGCTTTCAGATCTATATTGAAGAGGATTGGGGATTAAGCGATACGGCGACTTATGAAGTTGAGGTTGTCAATGAAGCGCCGACAACCGCCTTCTCGCTCTCCAGCGAAAGCCCGGAGCCGCCCCAGTTTGACATTTCCCAAGTCATTCCGGCCTCAATTCTATTTACGAACGAGTGGACGACATCGAGCCTGACACAGCCAAGTGGATTAAGCAAGCTCAACGATTTGTACTTGACCTATGATGTGAAAACAAACAGCCTGGCGAATCGCCATGGCAAATCACCTTATAAGGCACCGCCAGCCGATAGTGCCATCACCTCGGAAACGAAGCAGGAGGCGTACAACGGTAGTTCAAAACCATTATTTGATACGCCATACCTACACAAAGGGGCAAGCGGGTCTTCCCGTCAAAGCCAAGGCATCTTTGGCTCTATCCCGTATCAGAGACTGAGGACGAATAGTGATCTGATCACCCCGTACTGGTCAGGCGAGCAATGGAAGAAAACCGAGCTATCGGAGTACAGCGCCTTTTTGTACCAGGATGTGTTTGGAGGAACCTATGA contains:
- a CDS encoding pirin family protein → MSKQKQHYERGIEDVWSAVKNQIHRGHENSFILEPGPGNWEKYDPFLFLAEDWFQRGSFDTHPHRGIETVTYVMEGVLEHYDSSTNGKDELRAGDAQWMTAGRGVIHKEDPAPGETVHSLQLWVNLPASHKMTEPHYQNLRAETMPVREEEGVSVRIFSGSSGGVQSSTRNIVPVTMLEVTMEAGAVLLQELPSSYNGFIFVLEGEARLGRDRIACGERQAAWLGEGGSGEWSSVRIEAITPLRVLLYAGEPLHEPIAARGPFVMNTEEELRQAYQDYRDGKFI
- a CDS encoding Na(+)/H(+) antiporter subunit C; translation: METFMTIIAGILFTVGTYLILSKGLVRIILGISLFTHGVHLMLMAVNGLKRGAAPLLGENNDVFTDPVPQALILTSIVISFALTAFSLVLGYRTYVELGTDDLEKLRGEPNE
- a CDS encoding DedA family protein, which produces MQMAQELISHYGYAAIFCLLALGIVGLPVPDEVLMTFVGYLASLYVLKLPLAMIVAFSGALCGMLLSYMIGRKFGRPLIHRYGRWVKLTPKRLERVESWFNRYGLWTIVFGYFIPGVRHLTCYLSGISGVRARTYMLFAGAGALLWSTVFITMGYFLGNVDLFSWRH
- a CDS encoding AI-2E family transporter, encoding MYIMKLLDRFYSVPSKVILPLMYMVLLLLIIIGFYKLVPPIGDQIVQLYKLFKRFYLHPPDTDFARYVFTYLESVDFHKLIGPSFNLVVKISHVALTVFLALILSLFFLLEKTKVTQFTAQFKTSKLGWLFEELGYFGSKFIHTFGKVIETQILISLINSILTTIGLWILGFPHLLGLAVIIFLLGLIPVAGVFISLLPLSTIAYTIGGFNYLIYLLVLIVILHTIEAYVLNPKLMSSKTHLPIFYTFVVLLFSEHYLGVWGLIIGIPIFVFLLDIIEVRAVDTGKKQS
- a CDS encoding Na(+)/H(+) antiporter subunit F1 — protein: MFDALMVLSMLLLSISIVIALFRVIRGPALPDRVLALDSIGYSIIGIVAVLSIMLDTSAYLETILLIGILAFLSTIALCKFLERGVVIERNRDH
- a CDS encoding TetR/AcrR family transcriptional regulator, with the translated sequence MSDIDRKQEILKAAQQSISLFGYKATTMDQVAKLARVGKGTIYTFFSSKEELFQEIMVKLNTEMLELAQQAYRPELSFRDNMRAILQGVLAYRSNHPLISQLVHEVRDMGTPEAMEGIRQTEEAIIQYVTTKVEEYTARGELKPSNPEMTAFMLVKMYLLLIREWDHKPGRHSLTHEQILDLMELYFLNGVSQQEPS
- a CDS encoding Na+/H+ antiporter subunit D, which translates into the protein MNNLVILPILLPLFSGVLLFFLRRQIRTQQAITLVATTATLISSLVLIGSISRDGIQILNMGGWEAPYGITLVADMLAALLTATASIVTIACLLYTFHSIGEDRKKFYVYPLLLLLLCGVNGSFLTGDIFNLFVFFEVMLISSYALISLGGGKVQLRETIKYMITNIISSMLFIVAVAYLYSITGTLSMAHLSERVALAGQDGLITTVSLLFLIVFGLKAGLLLFFWLPGSYSAPPAAIAAIFAALLTKVGIYAIMRMFTLIFYHQSDFTHTVLVWMSALTMILGAVGAIAYGDIRRILAYNVIVSVGFVVFGVAVASREALTGAVFYLIHDMLAKALIFILGGVIVSIAGTDRLRDISGLIRFRPTLGWLFFLSALALAGVPPLSGFVGKVMILQGGIAQSYYVMAAIGLLTSLLVLYSVMKIFINSFWGETLLSEGEEKSPGKGYLLPGAMLAALLIGLGLGAETVLTYVGQAVEVMLNPMLYIEAVLPQTGM
- the mnhG gene encoding monovalent cation/H(+) antiporter subunit G; the protein is MSGTVIIEVLVASMVLLGTVLSLLSALGFIRLPDIYTRSHAATKSITLGILFILLGTFIYFLFTHRVVSIRLLLGIVFVFLTAPVAGHLIARSAYRSGVKMWDKSAKDELRSDLKKLNQLEQYHSGEQSYNRESSYP
- a CDS encoding Na+/H+ antiporter subunit E, with the protein product MTLQILLNIIIAMVWMLLHDDWNTLSFFIGYVIGAVMIYVLRRFFPGPFYGRKIWSIIKLFMLFNVELVKSSAIVIAQVTRPKLNIQPGIFKVETKLKSDWEIMLLSNLLTLTPGSVVLEIAPRQGILYLHAMDVTEFEDAIVKTKERFEHAIMEVTS